The Cellulophaga sp. L1A9 genome window below encodes:
- a CDS encoding heavy-metal-associated domain-containing protein — MKKIILTAVVVLMATISYAQDKNKKMTFDVNGKCGMCKERIEQAALSVKGVKFAAWDIPSHQLSLIIDERKTDAMKIKTAIIAVGHDTKELKATDEAYNSVHPCCLYREDNSDDSGHH; from the coding sequence ATGAAAAAAATAATTTTAACAGCAGTTGTGGTTTTGATGGCTACGATTAGTTATGCTCAAGACAAGAACAAAAAAATGACATTTGACGTAAATGGAAAATGTGGAATGTGCAAAGAGCGTATTGAGCAGGCTGCATTAAGTGTAAAAGGAGTAAAGTTTGCTGCTTGGGATATTCCATCGCATCAATTATCTTTAATTATTGATGAGCGTAAAACTGATGCTATGAAGATAAAAACAGCAATTATAGCTGTTGGCCATGATACTAAAGAATTGAAAGCAACGGATGAGGCTTACAATAGCGTACATCCTTGTTGTTTGTATCGCGAAGATAATTCTGATGATTCTGGTCATCATTAA
- a CDS encoding TonB-dependent receptor, translating into MNTYIKLLIAVLLPFAALSQDKIEGVVVDGGAINATLGLPGANVYWMNSQIGVVTDFDGNFSIPYDAQYHKLIISYVGFESDTLTVDQPRKIKHTLNPSNTLNEVVVNQKRDAVQKAYFSSQNVVTINSAELLKAACCNLSESFETNPAIDVNYSDALTGTKQIQMLGLTSPYLLITQENIPMVRGASQAYGLTFTPGTWVESIQITKGAGSVVNGYESISGQINTELVKPLTDNAVFVNGYANQNGRYELNTHLNKKLTEKWSTGLYIHGNKRTQKEDNNGDGFLDAPLADQINIMNRWQYQDPENGWISFLNVRFLNDNKQLGQTNFEPSLDKFTTNSWGSEVKTRRFDASMKLAYIFPDLPFQNISLQTSYSVHKQDSYFGFNTYDIDHESIYSNLMFNSIIGDTQNKFKTGLAFAYDGYDELVLADDFSRVDASVGAFFEYNYDNLNKVNLTAGLRVDTHNRLGTFVTPRFHIRYTPWDKGSLKGSFGRGKRAANIFAENQQLFGSSRTINISNAGGDIYGLDPEDAWNYGVSFLQGFTFLDRPGNFSIDFYKTDFKNQIVVDWENPREISFYNLEGKSSASSFQVELGHRILPNLEVRTAYKYYDVNTDYQSGNLQKPLQAQHRYFANLGYSSVAKENGTQWRADYTVHALGKQRLPNTSTNELANQLGDYAAAYSLMNAQITRVFSKSFEVYVGGENLTDYTQDNPVLSADDPFGSNFDTSIVYAPIMGRMFYAGFRFKL; encoded by the coding sequence ATGAATACATATATAAAACTACTTATTGCAGTATTATTGCCTTTTGCAGCGCTTTCTCAAGATAAAATAGAAGGAGTAGTGGTTGATGGAGGTGCTATTAATGCTACTTTAGGCTTGCCGGGGGCTAATGTCTATTGGATGAATTCTCAAATAGGTGTGGTGACAGATTTTGATGGGAATTTCTCAATTCCTTATGATGCGCAATACCATAAGTTGATCATCAGTTATGTGGGTTTTGAATCTGATACCTTAACTGTAGATCAACCAAGAAAAATTAAACACACATTAAATCCATCAAACACTCTTAATGAAGTGGTGGTAAATCAAAAACGAGATGCGGTACAGAAAGCTTATTTCAGCTCACAGAATGTGGTAACTATTAATAGTGCGGAGTTATTGAAGGCGGCTTGCTGCAACTTATCTGAAAGTTTTGAGACCAATCCTGCAATAGATGTAAATTATTCTGACGCATTAACTGGTACAAAGCAAATACAAATGTTAGGGCTTACCAGTCCTTATTTATTAATTACTCAGGAGAATATTCCTATGGTTCGTGGTGCGTCTCAGGCCTACGGATTAACATTTACGCCAGGTACGTGGGTAGAAAGTATTCAAATAACAAAAGGAGCAGGGAGTGTTGTTAATGGCTATGAGAGTATTTCTGGGCAAATTAATACAGAACTTGTAAAACCACTTACGGATAACGCTGTTTTTGTAAATGGCTATGCCAACCAAAATGGACGTTACGAGTTAAACACGCATTTGAACAAGAAGTTAACCGAGAAATGGAGTACAGGACTATACATTCATGGTAATAAACGTACGCAAAAAGAGGACAATAATGGCGATGGCTTTTTAGACGCTCCATTGGCGGATCAGATTAATATAATGAATCGTTGGCAATACCAAGATCCGGAAAATGGATGGATAAGTTTCTTAAATGTTCGATTTTTAAATGATAATAAGCAATTAGGGCAAACAAATTTTGAGCCATCTCTAGATAAGTTTACAACAAATTCTTGGGGTAGTGAAGTGAAAACACGTCGTTTTGATGCTTCTATGAAGTTGGCTTATATTTTTCCAGATTTACCTTTTCAAAATATAAGTTTACAAACTTCGTATAGTGTTCATAAGCAAGATTCATATTTTGGATTTAACACCTATGATATTGACCATGAAAGCATCTACTCTAATTTAATGTTTAACTCTATTATTGGCGATACTCAGAATAAGTTTAAGACGGGATTGGCTTTTGCGTATGATGGGTATGATGAACTGGTGTTGGCGGATGATTTTTCAAGGGTAGACGCTTCTGTTGGGGCATTTTTTGAATATAATTATGATAATTTAAATAAGGTAAATTTAACGGCAGGCCTGCGTGTAGATACGCATAATAGGTTGGGTACTTTTGTAACACCAAGGTTTCATATTCGCTATACTCCTTGGGACAAAGGAAGTTTGAAAGGATCATTTGGTAGGGGTAAAAGAGCGGCAAATATTTTTGCTGAAAATCAGCAACTTTTTGGTTCTTCAAGAACAATAAATATATCAAATGCTGGGGGCGATATTTATGGTTTGGACCCAGAAGATGCTTGGAATTATGGCGTAAGTTTTTTGCAAGGCTTCACATTTTTAGATAGACCAGGAAATTTCAGTATAGATTTTTATAAAACCGATTTTAAAAACCAAATTGTAGTAGATTGGGAAAATCCTCGTGAAATTTCTTTTTATAACTTAGAAGGGAAGAGTAGTGCAAGTAGCTTTCAGGTAGAATTGGGGCATAGAATTTTACCAAATTTAGAAGTTAGAACTGCTTATAAGTATTATGATGTAAACACAGATTATCAAAGTGGTAATTTGCAAAAACCGCTGCAAGCGCAACACAGATATTTTGCTAACTTAGGGTATTCTAGTGTAGCGAAAGAAAATGGAACACAATGGCGCGCAGATTACACGGTGCATGCGTTAGGAAAACAGCGCTTGCCTAATACTTCAACAAATGAGCTAGCGAATCAATTAGGCGATTACGCAGCGGCTTATAGTTTAATGAATGCTCAAATAACTAGAGTATTTTCAAAATCTTTTGAAGTTTACGTCGGTGGAGAAAATTTAACAGACTATACGCAAGATAATCCAGTGCTAAGTGCAGATGATCCGTTTGGCTCAAATTTTGATACCAGTATTGTGTATGCACCGATCATGGGACGTATGTTTTATGCGGGATTTAGATTTAAACTTTAA
- a CDS encoding GAF domain-containing protein, with the protein MFDTLKEQILAITSNSVTNTDLQLQQICDLLKERVPHYDWVGFYFKNGDKNELKLGPYAGAPTDHIIIPFGKGICGQVAVSNENFIVPDVKAQDNYIACSITVKAEIVIPLFVNGENVGQIDIDSNTPDPFTKADEHFLEFINAEVAKIL; encoded by the coding sequence ATGTTTGACACTTTAAAGGAACAAATCCTAGCTATAACTAGCAATTCTGTAACTAATACTGATTTGCAATTACAACAAATTTGCGACTTACTTAAAGAGCGTGTACCTCACTATGACTGGGTAGGCTTCTATTTTAAAAATGGAGATAAGAACGAATTAAAATTAGGCCCCTATGCAGGTGCACCCACAGACCATATTATTATTCCTTTTGGAAAGGGTATCTGTGGACAAGTTGCTGTAAGCAATGAAAACTTTATTGTCCCTGATGTAAAAGCTCAAGATAATTACATTGCATGTAGCATTACCGTAAAGGCTGAAATTGTAATTCCGCTATTCGTAAACGGCGAAAACGTTGGTCAAATAGATATTGATTCTAACACGCCAGATCCTTTTACAAAGGCTGATGAGCACTTTTTAGAGTTCATAAATGCAGAAGTAGCTAAAATTCTTTAA
- the purH gene encoding bifunctional phosphoribosylaminoimidazolecarboxamide formyltransferase/IMP cyclohydrolase: MSTTKKATSALISVFHKDGLAPIVKKFQELGITIYSTGGTEKFVRDLGIDVVPVEDVTSYPSILGGRVKTLHPKVFGGILNRQDNENDQKQLAEFEIPQIDIVIVDLYPFEKTVASGASEQDIIEKIDIGGISLIRAAAKNFKDVLCVSSMEDYTEVLELISANNGTTTLEDRKRFAAKSFNVSSHYDTAIFNYFNKDKQETVLKISETNGQVLRYGENPHQKGFFFGDFDAMFDKLHGKELSYNNLLDVDAAVNLMGEFKNDEPTFAILKHNNACGLASRSSLHQAYVDALAGDPVSAFGGVLISNKEIDKATAEEIHKLFCEVVIAPSYAADALEILKGKKNRIILIQNEVELPQTSVRTCLNGVLVQDKDFITDAKADLKTATKTAPTTQEVEDLIFASKLCKHTKSNTIVLAKNKQLYASGTGQTSRVDALNQAIHKANTFNFDLKGAVMASDAFFPFPDCVEIAGNSGISSVIQPGGSIKDELSVEYCNSNGISMVMTGTRHFKH; encoded by the coding sequence ATGAGCACCACCAAAAAAGCTACATCAGCATTAATTTCAGTATTTCATAAAGATGGCTTAGCGCCAATCGTTAAAAAATTTCAAGAACTAGGTATTACCATATATTCTACTGGTGGTACAGAAAAATTTGTTCGTGATTTAGGCATAGATGTAGTCCCTGTTGAAGATGTAACAAGTTATCCTTCTATTTTAGGTGGCCGTGTAAAAACCTTACACCCAAAAGTATTCGGAGGTATTTTGAATCGTCAAGACAATGAAAATGACCAAAAACAATTGGCTGAATTTGAAATTCCGCAAATAGATATTGTTATTGTTGATTTATACCCTTTTGAAAAAACAGTAGCTAGTGGTGCATCAGAGCAAGATATTATAGAAAAAATTGATATTGGTGGTATTTCTTTAATTCGTGCAGCTGCTAAAAACTTTAAGGATGTACTTTGTGTTTCTTCTATGGAAGATTATACTGAAGTTTTAGAATTGATTTCTGCAAATAATGGCACTACAACACTTGAAGATCGTAAGCGTTTTGCTGCTAAATCTTTTAATGTTTCTTCTCATTATGATACTGCAATTTTCAATTATTTTAATAAAGATAAGCAAGAAACAGTTTTAAAAATTAGCGAAACGAATGGTCAAGTTTTACGTTACGGCGAAAACCCACACCAAAAAGGTTTTTTCTTTGGTGATTTCGATGCGATGTTTGACAAGCTTCATGGAAAAGAATTATCATACAACAATCTTTTAGATGTTGATGCTGCCGTGAATTTAATGGGAGAGTTTAAAAATGACGAACCTACATTTGCTATCTTAAAACACAACAACGCTTGTGGTTTAGCATCAAGAAGCAGCCTACACCAAGCTTATGTAGATGCTTTAGCAGGAGATCCTGTTTCTGCATTTGGAGGTGTTTTAATTAGCAACAAAGAAATTGACAAGGCTACAGCCGAAGAAATTCATAAATTATTCTGCGAAGTGGTTATTGCTCCTAGCTATGCTGCCGATGCTTTAGAAATTTTAAAAGGAAAGAAAAACAGAATTATTCTTATTCAAAACGAAGTAGAATTGCCACAAACTTCTGTTCGCACCTGCCTTAATGGTGTTTTAGTTCAAGACAAAGATTTTATTACCGATGCTAAGGCTGATTTAAAAACAGCTACGAAAACAGCGCCTACGACCCAAGAGGTTGAAGATTTAATATTTGCTTCAAAATTATGTAAGCATACAAAATCAAACACCATTGTTCTGGCTAAAAACAAACAATTATACGCTAGTGGTACAGGACAGACATCTAGAGTTGATGCCTTAAACCAAGCGATACACAAAGCAAACACATTTAATTTCGATTTAAAAGGTGCTGTCATGGCGAGTGATGCATTTTTCCCTTTCCCTGACTGTGTAGAAATTGCAGGCAATAGCGGAATTTCAAGTGTCATTCAACCTGGAGGATCAATTAAAGACGAATTAAGTGTAGAATACTGTAATTCTAATGGAATTTCTATGGTAATGACAGGTACACGTCATTTTAAACATTAA
- a CDS encoding rod shape-determining protein: protein MGFFDFLTEEIAIDLGTANTLIIHNDKVVVDSPSIVARDRISGKIIAVGKEANMMQGKTHENIKTIRPLKDGVIADFDASEKMINMFIKNIPALKKKWFPPALRMVICIPSGITEVEMRAVKESAERVNGKEVYLIHEPMAAAIGIGLDIMQPKGNMIVDIGGGTTEIAVIALGGIVCDKSVKIAGDVFTNDIIYYMRTQHNLYVGESTAENIKITIGSATEDLQTPPDEMSVQGRDLLTGKPKQVQISYREIAKALDKSILRVEDAVMETLSQTPPELAADIYNTGIYLAGGGSMLRGLDRRLSQKTDLPVYIAEDPLRAVVRGTGIALKNLERYKSILIK, encoded by the coding sequence ATGGGATTTTTTGATTTCTTGACAGAGGAAATAGCTATTGACTTAGGTACGGCTAACACTCTTATAATACATAACGACAAAGTTGTTGTTGATAGCCCTTCTATCGTAGCCAGAGATAGAATTAGTGGGAAAATAATTGCTGTAGGCAAAGAAGCCAACATGATGCAAGGAAAAACCCATGAAAACATTAAGACAATACGCCCTCTTAAAGATGGTGTAATTGCCGATTTTGATGCTTCTGAAAAGATGATAAATATGTTCATTAAGAACATACCAGCATTAAAGAAAAAATGGTTTCCTCCTGCGTTGCGTATGGTCATTTGTATTCCTTCTGGAATTACTGAAGTAGAAATGCGTGCTGTAAAAGAATCTGCAGAACGTGTTAATGGTAAAGAAGTTTATTTAATTCATGAACCAATGGCAGCTGCTATTGGTATTGGTTTAGATATTATGCAACCAAAAGGAAACATGATTGTAGATATAGGTGGTGGTACTACAGAGATTGCTGTAATTGCCTTAGGTGGTATCGTTTGTGATAAATCTGTGAAAATTGCAGGTGATGTCTTTACCAATGATATTATTTATTACATGCGTACACAACACAACCTTTATGTTGGAGAGAGTACTGCAGAAAACATTAAAATAACTATTGGTTCTGCTACTGAAGACTTACAAACACCTCCAGATGAAATGTCTGTTCAGGGTAGAGATTTATTGACAGGAAAACCAAAACAAGTACAAATCTCTTATAGAGAAATTGCAAAAGCCTTAGACAAATCTATCTTACGTGTAGAAGATGCAGTAATGGAAACTTTATCACAAACTCCTCCAGAACTTGCTGCAGATATCTATAATACTGGTATTTATTTAGCCGGTGGTGGTTCTATGCTAAGAGGTTTAGACCGTAGGTTATCTCAAAAAACAGATTTACCCGTATATATAGCAGAAGATCCATTAAGAGCAGTTGTACGCGGAACAGGAATCGCATTAAAGAATCTTGAACGCTACAAAAGTATCTTGATCAAATAG
- the mreC gene encoding rod shape-determining protein MreC, whose amino-acid sequence MQQIINFIFRNKNLLLYLFLLFISLAFTIQSHSYHQSKFFNSANWLTGGVYKTSNGISSYFNLEKENQKLVDENMRLRRIIINNEYNAEIPVDSLKLDSTLIDYTIISAKIIKNSYSNLDNYITLNKGSKNGIQQDMGVITPNGILGIIENTSGKFSRVQSILNRKSNLNAKLKNTDNFGSLIWDTKDFNTVQLIDIPRRIPIKVGDTILTGAASSIFPENIPIGTIKSFGLDVSKSSYTINISLFNDMSNLKNVYIINNTNRVTLEELESTNVK is encoded by the coding sequence ATGCAACAGATTATTAATTTTATATTTCGGAATAAAAATCTGCTCCTTTATTTATTCCTATTATTTATATCACTTGCTTTTACCATTCAATCGCATTCCTACCATCAATCAAAATTTTTTAATTCAGCAAATTGGTTGACAGGCGGCGTATACAAAACCTCGAATGGAATTTCTTCTTATTTCAATTTAGAAAAAGAAAATCAGAAATTAGTCGATGAAAATATGCGTTTAAGACGTATCATCATCAACAATGAATACAATGCCGAAATACCTGTTGACAGTCTTAAGCTAGACAGCACTTTAATAGATTACACCATTATTTCTGCAAAAATTATTAAAAACAGCTATTCCAACCTAGACAACTATATTACACTAAATAAGGGCTCTAAAAACGGTATCCAACAAGATATGGGTGTTATCACCCCAAACGGAATTCTCGGTATCATTGAAAATACAAGCGGTAAATTCTCTAGAGTTCAAAGCATTTTAAATAGAAAGTCTAATTTAAATGCCAAGCTAAAGAACACCGATAATTTTGGATCCTTAATTTGGGACACTAAAGATTTTAATACGGTACAACTAATAGACATTCCTAGACGTATACCTATTAAAGTTGGCGATACGATATTGACTGGAGCTGCCTCGAGTATTTTTCCTGAAAACATACCTATCGGAACCATTAAAAGTTTTGGCTTAGATGTTTCAAAAAGTTCGTATACCATTAACATTTCACTTTTTAATGATATGTCTAACCTCAAAAATGTATATATCATTAACAACACCAATCGTGTTACCCTAGAGGAATTAGAATCAACAAATGTCAAGTAA
- a CDS encoding rod shape-determining protein MreD, whose protein sequence is MSSKYYFINIVRFIALVLAQVLICNNINFWGYINPMIYILFLYWYPIKQNRAVFLVISFFLGFTIDIFSDTLAIHTAATLTIAYLRPTIMRFCFGVNFEFQSFRLSSAPRIQQITYLALLIVIHHTVFFTLEVFNFDNFLLILKKILVVSIASLFLCILISSLFSVKKEN, encoded by the coding sequence ATGTCAAGTAAATATTACTTTATAAATATCGTACGCTTTATTGCGCTTGTTTTAGCTCAAGTTCTAATCTGCAATAACATCAACTTCTGGGGATATATAAACCCCATGATTTACATCTTGTTTCTATATTGGTACCCTATAAAACAAAATAGAGCAGTATTTCTTGTTATCTCATTTTTTCTAGGATTTACTATAGATATTTTCTCTGACACTTTAGCGATACATACAGCCGCGACATTAACAATTGCATACCTAAGACCTACAATAATGCGTTTTTGTTTTGGAGTGAATTTTGAATTCCAAAGCTTTAGATTATCATCTGCACCCCGAATTCAGCAAATAACCTACCTCGCTTTGTTAATTGTGATACATCATACGGTTTTCTTTACCCTAGAAGTTTTTAATTTTGATAATTTTCTTCTAATTTTAAAGAAAATACTTGTAGTGAGTATTGCTTCTTTATTTTTGTGTATTTTAATAAGCTCTCTTTTCAGTGTTAAAAAAGAAAATTAA
- the mrdA gene encoding penicillin-binding protein 2: MKKILLSSIIIIIGLTFIGRLSYLQVFRHSSMQVTEDTAIKAIYDYPERGYIYDRNGDLLVANQPAYDVMIIPREVKKLDTLEFCKLLGIEKATFLKQFKKAKNYSPRLPSVLVPQLSKKDYARLQEKMRKYKGFYIQKRSLRYYDTHSGANVFGFISEVNDYELNENPYYKLGELKGRTGIEKQYEAILRGRKGVKYIQKDRFNRDIGPYKNGILDTLPEQGKEIKITIDKQLQEYGELLMNGKRGGVVAIEPATGEILAMISGPTYDPNLLVGRERSKNYTKLYNDSIAQPTYDRSVLAQTSPGSPFKTINALIALQENVITPETKIQCYNGFYVGNKKRGCHCGGGLRDLDVGIYKSCNAYFAGTFRKIFEKFPTTDEGMDVWDKHVKSFGLGGFLGSDIPTGRSGSIPTKETYDRMYGDNRWSSSYFISNAIGQGEILVTPLQLANMTAAIANRGYYIIPHVLKEVEGEKITNQKYLEKPNTTIDKKHFEPVVQGMANVYKHGTGRGVQIPDIDIAGKTGTVENYTRIDGVRTQLTDHSVFVAFAPVDNPKIAVAVYIENGYYGGRYAGHIASLLIEKYIKGKITRTDLEKRMLDKTLEKEYAKEISGEPFIINERVW; the protein is encoded by the coding sequence ATGAAAAAAATATTACTATCATCAATCATTATTATCATCGGCTTAACCTTTATTGGGAGATTGTCGTATCTGCAGGTATTTAGACATTCTTCTATGCAGGTTACAGAAGATACTGCCATAAAAGCAATCTATGATTATCCAGAGCGTGGATATATCTACGACCGTAATGGTGATTTATTGGTTGCCAATCAGCCTGCATATGATGTTATGATTATTCCGCGCGAAGTTAAAAAGTTAGACACTTTAGAATTTTGCAAACTACTAGGAATAGAAAAAGCTACTTTTTTAAAACAATTTAAAAAAGCAAAAAATTATTCTCCAAGACTACCATCGGTATTAGTGCCTCAATTATCTAAAAAAGATTACGCACGATTACAAGAGAAGATGCGTAAATACAAAGGTTTCTATATTCAGAAAAGATCATTACGCTATTATGACACGCATAGTGGTGCCAATGTTTTTGGTTTTATTTCTGAAGTTAACGATTATGAATTAAACGAAAACCCCTACTACAAACTTGGAGAACTTAAAGGCCGAACAGGAATAGAAAAACAATACGAAGCAATTCTACGAGGCCGAAAAGGCGTTAAATACATTCAAAAAGATAGATTTAACAGAGATATTGGCCCCTATAAAAATGGTATTTTAGATACTTTACCTGAACAAGGAAAAGAAATTAAAATTACTATTGACAAACAACTTCAAGAATACGGAGAATTGTTAATGAATGGAAAACGTGGAGGAGTTGTAGCTATTGAACCCGCTACGGGAGAAATTTTAGCCATGATTTCTGGTCCTACCTATGACCCTAATTTATTGGTTGGACGTGAACGTTCTAAAAATTACACGAAACTTTATAATGATTCTATTGCACAACCAACCTATGATCGCTCCGTTCTTGCGCAAACTTCACCAGGATCTCCTTTTAAAACAATAAATGCATTAATAGCATTACAAGAAAACGTAATTACCCCTGAAACCAAAATACAATGCTATAACGGTTTTTATGTGGGTAACAAAAAAAGAGGTTGTCACTGCGGTGGGGGTTTAAGAGATTTAGACGTAGGAATTTATAAGTCTTGTAATGCCTATTTCGCAGGTACGTTTAGAAAAATATTTGAAAAATTCCCTACAACAGATGAAGGTATGGATGTTTGGGACAAACATGTAAAAAGCTTCGGATTAGGAGGTTTTCTAGGATCTGATATTCCTACAGGCCGAAGTGGATCTATCCCAACTAAAGAGACCTATGACCGCATGTACGGCGATAATAGATGGTCTTCTTCATATTTTATATCAAATGCTATTGGCCAAGGAGAAATCCTTGTTACACCGCTACAATTAGCGAATATGACTGCCGCAATTGCCAATCGCGGATATTATATCATTCCTCATGTTCTTAAAGAAGTGGAAGGGGAAAAAATTACAAATCAAAAATACCTAGAAAAACCTAACACTACCATAGACAAAAAACATTTTGAGCCTGTTGTACAAGGTATGGCGAATGTATACAAACATGGAACTGGGAGAGGCGTTCAAATACCAGATATAGATATTGCAGGAAAAACGGGAACCGTAGAAAATTACACAAGAATAGATGGCGTAAGAACACAGCTTACAGATCATTCCGTGTTTGTTGCTTTTGCTCCTGTTGATAATCCTAAAATTGCTGTTGCTGTTTATATTGAAAATGGGTATTACGGAGGTCGATATGCTGGCCATATTGCATCACTTTTAATAGAAAAATATATTAAAGGAAAAATTACCAGAACAGATTTAGAAAAAAGAATGTTAGACAAAACCTTAGAAAAGGAATATGCTAAAGAAATTAGTGGTGAACCATTTATAATTAACGAGCGTGTTTGGTAA
- the rodA gene encoding rod shape-determining protein RodA — protein sequence MFGKGLLRRVDWLSILIFVLLIAIGWINIYSSTYSEGQDNIFDFSTIYGKQLIFIALDLVLIVIILALESNFFERFSSVIYVISLALLLGLFVFGTTIAGATSWYNLGFFNLQPSELAKVATALAVAKYLSDIQTDIRRRKDQLYSFLILLIPAILVIPQPDPGSALVFFSLVFVLFREGVPLFYLGIGLYTILIFVCTLMFGTIWIAIIIGLLLAIFLLLKKQSYKIPVIPVVGVFIITLLFSLSVNFVFENVFEQRHRDRFSLWLSLEKDPSKLEEIRKTIGYNTYQSEKAIESGGFFGKGFLEGTRTKGDFVPEQHTDYIFSTVGEEWGFLGTTIVIILFSILLLRLVYLSERQKNAFNRMYGYGVISILLVHYFINIGMVIGVLPTIGIPLPFFSYGGSGLLGFTALLFIFLKMDSNRLKEGF from the coding sequence GTGTTTGGTAAAGGGCTTTTAAGAAGAGTAGACTGGCTTTCCATTTTAATATTTGTACTTCTAATAGCAATTGGTTGGATAAATATATATTCTAGCACCTATTCTGAAGGACAAGATAACATATTTGACTTCTCAACTATATACGGGAAACAACTAATTTTCATAGCCTTAGACTTAGTTTTAATCGTAATAATTTTAGCGTTAGAGAGTAATTTTTTCGAACGTTTTTCAAGTGTAATCTATGTCATTTCTTTAGCACTTTTACTTGGGCTCTTTGTTTTTGGAACAACCATTGCTGGTGCTACATCATGGTATAATCTTGGGTTTTTTAACCTACAACCATCAGAGCTAGCTAAAGTTGCCACTGCACTTGCCGTTGCTAAATACCTAAGTGATATTCAAACAGATATTCGCAGAAGAAAAGATCAACTCTATTCTTTTTTAATACTTTTAATACCTGCTATACTAGTCATCCCACAGCCAGATCCTGGGAGTGCCTTGGTCTTTTTTTCACTCGTATTTGTACTTTTCAGAGAAGGTGTTCCTCTATTTTATCTAGGTATTGGTTTATACACCATTTTAATATTTGTGTGCACGCTTATGTTTGGTACCATATGGATCGCCATTATCATAGGTTTACTATTAGCTATATTCTTATTACTAAAAAAGCAATCGTATAAAATACCTGTAATCCCTGTAGTCGGTGTTTTTATTATTACCTTATTATTTTCATTATCCGTGAATTTTGTTTTTGAAAACGTTTTTGAACAACGCCACAGAGATCGTTTTAGTCTTTGGCTGAGTTTAGAAAAAGACCCCTCAAAACTAGAAGAAATACGCAAAACAATTGGATATAACACCTATCAATCTGAAAAAGCAATTGAATCAGGAGGCTTTTTCGGAAAAGGTTTTCTTGAAGGTACACGTACCAAAGGAGATTTTGTGCCAGAACAACACACGGATTATATTTTCAGTACGGTAGGTGAAGAATGGGGTTTCTTAGGGACAACCATTGTTATTATTTTGTTTTCAATTTTATTACTAAGGCTAGTATACCTTTCTGAAAGACAAAAAAATGCATTTAACCGCATGTATGGGTATGGCGTAATCTCAATACTTTTAGTCCACTATTTTATAAATATAGGAATGGTCATAGGCGTGCTGCCAACGATTGGTATCCCTTTACCTTTCTTTAGCTATGGAGGGTCTGGTTTACTTGGGTTTACCGCTTTATTATTTATCTTTTTAAAAATGGATTCTAACCGTCTGAAAGAAGGATTCTAA